In a genomic window of Heterodontus francisci isolate sHetFra1 chromosome 21, sHetFra1.hap1, whole genome shotgun sequence:
- the LOC137381085 gene encoding histone H3-7 yields MARTKQTARKSTGGKAPRKQPATKAARKSAPATGEVKKPHRYRPGTVALREIRRYQKSTELLIRKLPFQRLVQEIAQDFKTDLHFQSSAVMALQEARRIRGERA; encoded by the coding sequence atggccagaaccaagcaaacagcgcgcaaatcgaccggagggaaagctcctcgCAAGCAGccggctaccaaagcggcccgcaagagcgctccagccacgggcgaagtgaagaagcctcaccgttacagacccggcactgtggctctgcgggagatccgccgctaccagaaatccaccgagctgctcatccgcaaactgcccttccagcgcctggtgcaggagatcgcgcaggacttcaagacagacctgcacttccagagctcggccgtgatggccctgcaggaggcccgccgtatccgcggggagcgtgcctaa